From Klebsiella electrica, the proteins below share one genomic window:
- a CDS encoding YicS family protein, with the protein MKACWILCVVTTLSATAAWAESPLKSLQFEQQKQLVLKAVKAKCAPQATLSDTDFANKILASQQNQEYVRQATLAKERNNQKGYQAAIDKISCPKTSSL; encoded by the coding sequence ATGAAAGCGTGTTGGATATTGTGCGTGGTTACGACCCTCAGCGCGACGGCGGCCTGGGCCGAATCACCGCTGAAAAGCCTGCAGTTCGAGCAACAAAAGCAACTGGTGTTAAAAGCGGTGAAGGCAAAATGCGCCCCGCAGGCCACCCTGAGCGATACCGATTTTGCCAATAAAATCCTCGCCTCTCAGCAAAATCAGGAATATGTCCGGCAGGCCACGCTGGCGAAAGAGCGGAATAATCAGAAGGGTTATCAGGCAGCTATCGATAAAATCAGCTGCCCGAAAACATCATCGCTTTAG
- a CDS encoding EamA family transporter, with amino-acid sequence MGSSKKGMLNVLIAAVLWGSSGVCAQYIMQQSQMSSPFLTMTRLLFAGLILLMLSFVHGDKIFRVLQKRQDALSLLFFSLFGALTVQYTFLMTIEKSNAATATVLQFLSPTIIVAWFALARKTRPGPLVLAAIGTSLAGTFLLVTHGNPTTLSISPSALLWGVASAFAAAFYTTWPSTLIARYGTLPIVGWSMLLGGAMLLPFYGGQGAHFVVNGGLLLAFFYLVVIGTSLTFSLYLNGAQKIGGAKAGILSCAEPLSSALLSLMLLGITFTLPDWLGTLLILSSVVLIAVDSRRRVQLT; translated from the coding sequence ATGGGCTCCAGCAAAAAAGGGATGCTGAACGTACTGATAGCCGCGGTGCTATGGGGCAGCTCCGGCGTTTGCGCGCAGTACATTATGCAGCAAAGCCAGATGTCATCGCCGTTTCTGACCATGACGCGTCTGCTGTTCGCTGGCCTGATTCTTCTGATGCTCTCTTTTGTCCACGGCGACAAAATTTTCCGCGTCCTGCAAAAGCGCCAGGATGCCTTAAGCCTGCTGTTCTTCTCGTTGTTCGGCGCGCTGACCGTGCAGTACACCTTCCTGATGACCATCGAGAAATCGAACGCCGCGACCGCGACGGTACTCCAGTTCCTGTCGCCGACCATTATCGTCGCCTGGTTTGCGCTGGCCCGCAAAACACGTCCGGGGCCGCTGGTGCTGGCGGCCATCGGGACCTCGCTGGCAGGAACGTTCCTGCTGGTCACCCACGGCAACCCCACCACGTTGTCCATTTCGCCGTCGGCGCTGCTGTGGGGGGTGGCGTCGGCATTTGCCGCCGCGTTTTACACCACCTGGCCGTCAACGCTCATCGCCCGGTACGGCACCCTGCCGATCGTCGGCTGGAGCATGCTGCTGGGTGGGGCAATGCTGCTGCCGTTCTACGGCGGCCAGGGCGCCCACTTTGTCGTCAATGGCGGTCTGCTGCTGGCTTTCTTCTATCTGGTGGTGATCGGTACGTCGCTGACCTTCAGCCTCTATTTAAACGGGGCACAAAAAATTGGCGGCGCGAAAGCGGGGATTCTCAGCTGCGCCGAGCCGCTGAGCAGCGCGCTGCTGTCGCTCATGCTACTGGGCATCACCTTTACGCTCCCGGACTGGCTCGGTACGCTGCTGATTCTTTCCTCCGTGGTGCTGATAGCCGTGGATTCCCGACGCCGGGTTCAGTTAACGTAG